From one Callithrix jacchus isolate 240 chromosome 2, calJac240_pri, whole genome shotgun sequence genomic stretch:
- the LOC128931384 gene encoding tRNA (guanine(37)-N(1))-methyltransferase, which produces MSPALPAFRTPPGPGRKGRSPSLRPTVMMSSKARQSSHDPPPSGTGGGSEGSARGSSCRATRGIGMVLWILWRPFGFSRRLLKPGSHSITESKSLIPLAWTSLTQTLSEAPGILLLGQRKIFSTMPEIETHERDSELFSPPSDVRGMTKLDRTAFKKTVSIPVLKVRKEVVSKLMRSLKRAALQRPGVKRVIEDPEDKESRLIMLDPYKMFTHDSFEEAELSVLEQLNVSPQISEYNLELTYENFKSEEILRAVLPEGQDVTSGFSRVGHIAHLNLRDHQLPFKHLIGQVMIDKNPGITSAVNKINNIDNMYRNFQMEVLSGEQNMMTKVRENNYTYEFDFSKVYWNPRLSTEHSRITELLKPGDVLFDVFAGVGPFAIPVAKKNCTVFANDLNPESHKWLLHNCKLNKVDQNVKIFNLDGKDFLQGPIKEELMQLLSLSKERKPSVHIVMNLPAKAIEFLSAFKTLLDEQPCSSELLPIVHCYSFSKDANPTEDVRQRAGAVLGISLEACSSVHLVRNVAPNKEMLCITFQIPAAVLYKNQTRNPENCEDPPLKRQRTAEAFSDEKTQIASNT; this is translated from the coding sequence ATGAGCCCGGCCCTTCCGGCTTTCCGTACCCCACCAGGTCCGGGGAGGAAAGGACGCTCGCCCTCTCTGCGGCCAACAGTGATGATGTCATCGAAGGCCCGCCAGTCCAGCCACGACCCTCCTCCGAGCGGTACCGGAGGGGGAAGTGAGGGGTCGGCTCGCGGATCCAGCTGTAGAGCCACGCGGGGAATTGGAATGGTGCTTTGGATCTTATGGAGGCCATTTGGATTCTCAAGAAGACTTCTGAAACCGGGAAGCCATAGCATAACTGAATCAAAATCATTAATTCCACTAGCTTGGACATCCCTGACACAGACGCTTTCAGAAGCACCTGGTATTCTCTTATtgggtcaaagaaaaatattctcaacCATGCCAGAAATAGAAACACATGAGAGAGACTCTGAATTGTTTTCACCACCCTCTGATGTCCGAGGCATGACAAAACTTGATAGAACAGCTTTTAAAAAGACAGTCAGCATTCCAGTGCTTAAAGTGAGGAAAGAAGTAGTCAGTAAATTGATGCGATCCCTTAAAAGGGCAGCATTGCAGCGCCCAGGTGTAAAACGTGTAATTGAAGATCCAGAAGATAAAGAAAGTAGACTAATCATGTTGGATCCCTATAAAATGTTTACTCATGATTCCTTTGAGGAAGCAGAACTCAGTGTTTTAGAGCAGTTAAATGTCAGTCCACagatctctgaatataatttggaACTAACATACGAAAACTTTAAGTCAGAAGAGATCTTGAGAGCTGTGCTTCCTGAAGGTCAAGATGTAACTTCAGGGTTTAGCAGAGTTGGACATATTGCACACCTGAACCTTCGAGATCATCAGCTACCTTTCAAACATTTAATTGGCCAGGTTATGATTGACAAAAATCCAGGAATCACCTcagcagtaaataaaataaataatattgacaATATGTACCGAAATTTCCAAATGGAAGTGCTATCTGGAGAACAGAACATGATGACAAAGGTTCGAGAAAACAACTACACCTATGAGTTTGATTTTTCAAAAGTCTATTGGAATCCTCGTCTCTCTACAGAACACAGCCGTATCACAGAACTTCTCAAGCCTGGGGATGTCCTATTTGATGTTTTTGCTGGGGTTGGGCCCTTTGCCATTCCAGTAGCAAAGAAAAACTGCACTGTATTTGCCAATGATCTCAATCCTGAATCCCATAAGTGGCTATTGCACAATTGTAAATTAAATAAAGTGGACCaaaatgtgaaaatcttcaacTTGGATGGGAAGGACTTCCTCCAAGGACCCATCAAAGAAGAGTTAATGCAGCTGCTGAgtctgtcaaaagaaagaaaaccctctGTGCACATTGTCATGAATTTGCCAGCAAAAGCTATAGAGTTTCTTAGTGCTTTCAAAACACTTTTAGATGAGCAGCCATGCAGCAGTGAACTACTTCCCATAGTGCACTGTTACAGCTTTTCCAAAGATGCTAACCCTACTGAAGACGTTCGTCAAAGAGCTGGAGCTGTGTTAGGCATTTCACTGGAGGCATGCAGTTCAGTTCACCTGGTAAGAAATGTGGCCCCAAACAAGGAAATGCTGTGCATCACCTTTCAGATTCCTGCTGCTGTACTCTACAAGAACCAGACCAGAAATCCAGAGAATTGCGAAGATCCGCCTCTTAAAAGGCAGAGGACAGCTGAAGccttttcagatgaaaaaacacaAATTGCTTCAAACACTTAA